The following proteins are co-located in the Cardiocondyla obscurior isolate alpha-2009 linkage group LG12, Cobs3.1, whole genome shotgun sequence genome:
- the LOC139106994 gene encoding WW domain-binding protein 4 isoform X2 has product MADYWKSQGRKFCDFCKCWIADNKPSIDFHEGGKKHKENVSKRLKEIHKNSAKQAKQNKKFESDIKKMENAAMAAYLRDVENNTRDMTAERIIKEKLNRVETKEIPRNCGAPSAAPETAPRFKSNREQQFSLNIDPCDPTTLSRSAPSFPRVQQHSGENRTPGKSKGKTKGKGKKTQEDDRPIAPARKLWYEARSPEGYTYYWHIETNESIWEPPEEGYMTFAEQEEEAKEETLQKELMEQLDKEEAAEKADILEEQRANIEREKMRELKKRPVEVDREDDVQGGDVDEEIKKNTVEEERPYWRDYSVPERPQPYGSWQVVQPIKKKPVDLQLPKQEKQIQLPTFGRAEPPPRQRAFKEKTVTQISAGDSDNEEAVTTFKKRKIGNKNVRKRTTDD; this is encoded by the exons GGCGGATTATTGGAAGTCCCAAGGTCGCAAGTTCTGCGACTTCTGCAAGTGCTGGATCGCCGATAATAAACCGAGTATCGACTTCCACGAGGGCGGCAAGAAGCACAAAGAAAATGTCAGCAAGCGGCTCAAGGAGATCCACAAGAATAGCGCTAAGCAAGCGaagcagaataaaaaattcgagAGCGACAtcaagaaaatggaaaat GCGGCGATGGCTGCGTACTTGAGGGATGTCGAAAATAACACGCGAGATATGACCGCAGAGAGAATCATTAAGGAGAAGTTGAACAGGGTAGAAACCAAAGAG ATTCCTCGAAATTGCGGCGCACCGTCAGCTGCTCCAGAAACGGCACCAAGATTTAAGAGTAATAGAGAACAACAG ttCTCGCTGAACATAGATCCTTGTGACCCAACAACTTTATCAAGGAGCGCACCGTCGTTTCCACGGGTCCAGCAGCATAGCGGCGAGAACAGGACTCCGGGGAAGAGTAAAGGGAAGACAAagggaaaggggaaaaagacCCAAGAGGACGATCGTCCAATCGCCCCCGCCAGGAAACTGTGGTACGAGGCTCGCAGTCCCGAAGGATACACTTACTATTGGCACATTGAAACGAACG AATCGATTTGGGAACCTCCGGAGGAGGGCTATATGACTTTCGCGGAGCAAGAAGAAGAAGCAAAGGAGGAGACCCTGCAGAAAGAGCTCATGGAACAATTGGACAAGGAAGAAGCAGCCGAGAAGGCAGATATTCTCGAAGAACAACGCGCCAAcatcgagagagaaaagatgaGGGAGTTGAAGAAACGACCCGTTGAAGTCGACAGGGAAGACGATGTTCAAGGTGGCGACGTAGACgaggaaataaagaagaaCACGGTCGAAGAGGAACGACCCTACTGGCGGGATTACAGCGTGCCCGAGAGACCGCAACCTTACGGATCCTGGCAAGTCGTGCAGCCAAT TAAAAAGAAACCAGTGGATCTCCAGTTACCGAAACAAGAAAAACAGATACAGCTGCCCACGTTTGGGAGAGCAGAACCACCTCCACGGCAAAGAGCCTTTAAGGAAAAAACTGTTACACAAATTAGTGCAGGTGATAGCGATAACGAAGAGGCAGTCACTACttttaaaaaacgaaagaTTGGTAACAAAAACGTCCGTAAAAGAACGACTGACGATTGA
- the LOC139106994 gene encoding WW domain-binding protein 4 isoform X1, whose amino-acid sequence MYISICLGKLLPDAADIYLYDVIPAVITDYRADYWKSQGRKFCDFCKCWIADNKPSIDFHEGGKKHKENVSKRLKEIHKNSAKQAKQNKKFESDIKKMENAAMAAYLRDVENNTRDMTAERIIKEKLNRVETKEIPRNCGAPSAAPETAPRFKSNREQQFSLNIDPCDPTTLSRSAPSFPRVQQHSGENRTPGKSKGKTKGKGKKTQEDDRPIAPARKLWYEARSPEGYTYYWHIETNESIWEPPEEGYMTFAEQEEEAKEETLQKELMEQLDKEEAAEKADILEEQRANIEREKMRELKKRPVEVDREDDVQGGDVDEEIKKNTVEEERPYWRDYSVPERPQPYGSWQVVQPIKKKPVDLQLPKQEKQIQLPTFGRAEPPPRQRAFKEKTVTQISAGDSDNEEAVTTFKKRKIGNKNVRKRTTDD is encoded by the exons atgtatatttcaATTTGTCTCGGCAAACTTTTGCCCGACGCcgcagatatttatttatacgatgTCATCCCGGCTGTGATAACGGATTACAGGGCGGATTATTGGAAGTCCCAAGGTCGCAAGTTCTGCGACTTCTGCAAGTGCTGGATCGCCGATAATAAACCGAGTATCGACTTCCACGAGGGCGGCAAGAAGCACAAAGAAAATGTCAGCAAGCGGCTCAAGGAGATCCACAAGAATAGCGCTAAGCAAGCGaagcagaataaaaaattcgagAGCGACAtcaagaaaatggaaaat GCGGCGATGGCTGCGTACTTGAGGGATGTCGAAAATAACACGCGAGATATGACCGCAGAGAGAATCATTAAGGAGAAGTTGAACAGGGTAGAAACCAAAGAG ATTCCTCGAAATTGCGGCGCACCGTCAGCTGCTCCAGAAACGGCACCAAGATTTAAGAGTAATAGAGAACAACAG ttCTCGCTGAACATAGATCCTTGTGACCCAACAACTTTATCAAGGAGCGCACCGTCGTTTCCACGGGTCCAGCAGCATAGCGGCGAGAACAGGACTCCGGGGAAGAGTAAAGGGAAGACAAagggaaaggggaaaaagacCCAAGAGGACGATCGTCCAATCGCCCCCGCCAGGAAACTGTGGTACGAGGCTCGCAGTCCCGAAGGATACACTTACTATTGGCACATTGAAACGAACG AATCGATTTGGGAACCTCCGGAGGAGGGCTATATGACTTTCGCGGAGCAAGAAGAAGAAGCAAAGGAGGAGACCCTGCAGAAAGAGCTCATGGAACAATTGGACAAGGAAGAAGCAGCCGAGAAGGCAGATATTCTCGAAGAACAACGCGCCAAcatcgagagagaaaagatgaGGGAGTTGAAGAAACGACCCGTTGAAGTCGACAGGGAAGACGATGTTCAAGGTGGCGACGTAGACgaggaaataaagaagaaCACGGTCGAAGAGGAACGACCCTACTGGCGGGATTACAGCGTGCCCGAGAGACCGCAACCTTACGGATCCTGGCAAGTCGTGCAGCCAAT TAAAAAGAAACCAGTGGATCTCCAGTTACCGAAACAAGAAAAACAGATACAGCTGCCCACGTTTGGGAGAGCAGAACCACCTCCACGGCAAAGAGCCTTTAAGGAAAAAACTGTTACACAAATTAGTGCAGGTGATAGCGATAACGAAGAGGCAGTCACTACttttaaaaaacgaaagaTTGGTAACAAAAACGTCCGTAAAAGAACGACTGACGATTGA
- the LOC139106989 gene encoding facilitated trehalose transporter Tret1, which yields MEKHEKPPEEPGKLRQFLVALVVNQLALSYGIVMGWQSPSAPQLQNSTLSIVSEPMTDDEVSWLTGTLCLSGTIMTVLLSIVPDIFSRKRIGYVLTVPALIAWLLIAFATEHLHIYMSRILSGIAGAGTFFLVPNYISEIAGDSIRGMLASILVFSVNFGILLAYILGGVMSFRTFPLPVIALLIVFLVLFIFMPESPVYLVRRNRMNEAIRSLKWLKAGNSLVAERTLSHIQVQVKESASVKSAKFSDLFRDKATIKGLIIVLGLYIAQQFCGIFAMLSNTETIFKMAGSSLSPNASAIIVAVIMLVGSCLAMFLVERAGRRPLLLLSCAGMCVCHSVMGAFCYFQALQYDMSDYSWIPVVALSAFMIVYSLGMGNGPVVIMAEIFTRDVTSLASTVSLSASWGSAFVVTKSFTDLITLLGTHGCFFFLATSCACSFVFCFVLLPETKGRMREDIVDELNGVRCSKNNNNAKHVIGTDSVHAAYV from the exons ATGGAGAAGCACGAAAAGCCACCGGAAGAGCCGGGAAAATTGCGGCAATTCCTTGTCGCATTGGTCG TCAATCAGCTGGCTCTGTCCTACGGGATCGTGATGGGATGGCAGTCGCCGTCAGCTCCGCAGCTGCAAAATTCCACGTTGTCTATAGTGAGCGAGCCTATGACTGACGACGAGGTGTCCTGGCTGACCGGCACTTTATGCTTGAGCGGTACTATCATGACCGTATTGTTGTCGATAGTGCCAGATATATTCAGCCGAAAGAGAATCGGCTACGTATTAACGGTGCCGGCGTTGATCGCCTGGCTGCTGATCGCCTTTGCCACCGAGCACTTGCACATCTACATGTCAAGAATCCTGAGCGGTATTGCCGGCGCCGGCACGTTTTTCCTCGTGCCGAATTACATCTCGGAGATTGCGGGCGACAGCATCCGTGGCATGCTGGCAAGCATCTTGGTATTCTCTGTAAACTTCGGAATATTGCTGGCTTATATTCTTGGTGGCGTAATGTCTTTTCGCACCTTTCCTCTGCCCGTCATAGCGTTGCTCATAGTATTCCTCGTCCTCTTTATCTTCATGCCGGAGTCGCCGGTCTATTTAGTGCGACGAAATCGTATGAACGAAGCAATCAG ATCTTTAAAGTGGCTGAAAGCTGGAAACAGTTTAGTAGCAGAGCGCACGCTGTCACATATCCAAGTGCAAGTTAAGGAGAGTGCGTCTGTGAAGTCTGCCAAGTTCTCGGACTTATTTAGAGACAAAGCGACGATAAAAGGACTGATAATTGTCTTGGGCCTGTACATCGCTCAACAGTTTTGCGGCATCTTTGCAATG TTGAGTAATACGGAGACTATCTTCAAGATGGCTGGCAGTTCGTTGTCGCCAAACGCATCAGCTATCATCGTCGCGGTCATAATGCTCGTCGGATCGTGCCTAGCGATGTTCCTGGTCGAGCGTGCAGGCAGGCGGCCCTTGCTTCTTCTATCCTGCGCAGGAATGTGTGTGTGTCACAGCGTGATGGGCGCGTTCTGTTACTTCCAGGCCCTTCAATATGATATGTCTGACTATTCTTGGATACCAGTGGTGGCGTTGTCCGCCTTCATGATAGTATATTCTCTGGGAATGGGTAACGGGCCTGTCGTGATAATGGCCGAGATATTCACCCGCGACGTGACCAGTTTGGCTTCGACCGTGAGTCTTTCCGCAAGCTGGGGAAGCGCCTTCGTTGTGACCAAGAGTTTCACCGATCTCATTACTTTGTTAGGCACGCACGGGTGCTTCTTCTTCCTTGCTACCTCCTGTGCATGCAGCTTCGTGTTTTGTTTCGTTTTGTTACCAGAGACTAAAGGACGAATGCGCGAAGACATTGTGGATGAACTTAATGGTGTGCGGTGCTcgaaaaataacaataatgcCAAGCATGTAATTGGAACCGATTCAGTGCATGCGGCGTATGTGTGA